One part of the Oceanihabitans sp. IOP_32 genome encodes these proteins:
- the odhB gene encoding 2-oxoglutarate dehydrogenase complex dihydrolipoyllysine-residue succinyltransferase, with the protein MILEMKVPSPGESITEVEIATWLVEDGDYVEKDQAIAEVDSDKATLELPAEVSGIITLKAEEGDAVAVGAVVCLIDTSAAKPEGDSPKKEEKKEEKPKAEAPKPTATETKTYATGTASPAAKKILAEKGVDTATVSGTGKDGRITKSDALNAVPSMGTPTGGNRGSSRSKMSMLRRKVAERLVEAKNTTAMLTTFNEVDMSPIFALRTEYKETFKAKHGVSLGFMSFFTLAVVRALKMYPAVNSMIDGKDMISYDFCDISIAVSGPKGLMVPVMRNAENLSFRGVESEVKRLAIRARDGQITVDEMTGGTFTISNGGVFGSMLSTPIINPPQSAILGMHNIVERPVAVDGQVVIRPIMYVALSYDHRIIDGKESVGFLVAIKEALENPIELLMNDDIKKALEL; encoded by the coding sequence ATGATTTTAGAAATGAAAGTACCCTCGCCAGGGGAATCCATTACAGAAGTAGAAATAGCCACCTGGTTAGTTGAAGATGGCGATTATGTAGAAAAAGACCAGGCTATTGCAGAGGTAGATAGTGATAAAGCTACCCTAGAACTACCTGCCGAAGTTAGTGGGATTATTACGCTTAAAGCGGAAGAAGGTGATGCCGTGGCAGTAGGTGCCGTAGTGTGCCTAATCGACACCAGTGCAGCAAAACCTGAAGGCGACTCGCCTAAAAAAGAGGAAAAAAAGGAAGAAAAACCAAAAGCAGAAGCCCCAAAGCCAACAGCAACCGAGACTAAAACCTACGCGACAGGTACTGCAAGTCCGGCAGCTAAAAAGATTTTAGCCGAAAAAGGTGTGGATACCGCAACAGTCTCTGGCACAGGAAAAGATGGCAGAATAACCAAAAGCGATGCTTTAAACGCCGTACCAAGTATGGGTACACCAACCGGTGGCAACCGTGGCAGTTCTCGAAGTAAAATGTCTATGTTACGCAGAAAAGTAGCAGAACGTTTGGTTGAGGCTAAAAACACCACAGCTATGCTAACCACATTTAACGAGGTAGATATGTCGCCAATTTTTGCGCTTAGAACCGAGTATAAAGAAACCTTTAAAGCAAAACATGGGGTTAGTTTAGGATTCATGAGCTTTTTTACATTGGCCGTAGTTCGTGCCTTAAAAATGTATCCAGCAGTGAACTCTATGATTGATGGGAAAGACATGATTTCTTATGATTTTTGCGATATAAGTATTGCCGTTTCAGGACCAAAAGGTCTTATGGTACCCGTGATGCGAAATGCAGAAAACTTGAGTTTTAGAGGGGTAGAATCTGAGGTGAAACGCTTGGCTATTCGCGCGCGCGACGGTCAAATAACTGTAGATGAAATGACAGGGGGCACCTTTACAATTTCTAACGGCGGGGTGTTTGGCAGCATGTTGTCTACACCAATTATTAATCCGCCACAAAGTGCTATTCTAGGCATGCATAATATTGTAGAGCGTCCAGTGGCCGTAGATGGTCAGGTTGTTATACGACCAATTATGTACGTCGCCTTATCTTACGATCATAGAATTATTGACGGTAAAGAGTCTGTTGGATTTTTAGTAGCCATAAAAGAAGCATTAGAAAACCCTATAGAACTGTTAATGAACGATGATATTAAAAAAGCATTGGAGTTATAA
- a CDS encoding 2-oxoglutarate dehydrogenase E1 component, with the protein MDKFSFLNAAHSAYFADLYDQYLQHPDTVEPSWRAFFQGYDFGSQSYGLEPETIQTETTQIPEHVLKEFQVVRLIDGYRMRGHLFTKTNPVRARRKYAPTLDIKNFNLAESDLDTVFNAGENLGIGAATLREIVAHLEKVYCSSIGVEYMYLRNPEVIKWWQEQLNKNENQPNFSADTKKYILSKLNQAVSFENFLQTKYVGQKRFSLEGGESLIPALSNVLFYSVEKYGVKECVIGMAHRGRLSTLVNIFRKPLKELFSEFDGKDFEDEYIDGDVKYHLGLTLDKTYQNGKNIKMNLVPNPSHLETVASVAEGITRAKIDTDYNGDNSKIIPIVVHGDAAIAGQGIVYEVAQMSRLKGYKTGGTIHIVVNNQIGFTTNYLDARSSTYCTDIAKVTLSPVLHVNADDAEAVVHAVEMALEYRMRYKKDVYIDLLGYRKYGHNEGDEPRFTQPQLYKNIAKHPNPFKIYSDKLLAENTIDKAYLDKIVADFRDTLESEYEKSKQEEASIVRPFMQERWAAFQRKGLEALLEPEDTKYPKDRLEHISKVVSTVPKGVKFLRKTERILEGRAKMVFETDRLDWGMAETLAYGSLLEEGFNIRISGQDVERGTFSHRHAILKDTISEERINLLNINPNNKGKMDIYNSLLSEYAVLGFDYGYAMANPNTLTIWEAQFGDFSNGAQIIFDQYLSAAEDKWKSQNGIVVLLPHGYEGQGSEHSSARIERYLQLCGDDNMVVTNCTTPANFFHLLRRQMKRDFRKPLIVFTPKSLLRHPKAVSSLKDLETGQFEEVIDDTLNPKNIKKLVFCSGKFYYDLLAEREKLGTKDIALVRIEQLFPLHLEKIENVIKRYPNVENYVWAQEEPQNMGAWSYMMQRMNLVTLEVCSRPYNSVPAPGSSARDKRRQQRVINAVFNIEN; encoded by the coding sequence ATGGATAAATTTTCATTTTTAAACGCAGCACATTCGGCCTATTTCGCCGATTTATACGACCAATATTTACAACACCCCGATACCGTCGAGCCTAGTTGGAGAGCTTTTTTTCAAGGTTATGATTTTGGATCTCAAAGTTACGGTCTAGAACCCGAGACAATCCAAACGGAAACTACACAAATCCCAGAACACGTTTTAAAGGAATTTCAGGTGGTAAGACTTATTGACGGTTACCGAATGCGAGGGCACTTGTTTACCAAAACAAACCCTGTTAGAGCTCGCCGTAAATACGCACCTACACTTGATATTAAGAATTTTAATCTCGCTGAAAGTGATTTAGACACGGTTTTTAATGCTGGAGAAAATCTAGGTATTGGAGCAGCAACCTTGCGCGAGATTGTTGCGCATTTAGAAAAAGTATACTGTAGTTCTATAGGTGTAGAATACATGTATTTACGCAATCCAGAAGTTATAAAATGGTGGCAAGAACAATTAAATAAAAACGAAAATCAGCCTAATTTCTCGGCCGATACCAAAAAATATATACTCTCAAAACTCAATCAAGCGGTTTCCTTCGAGAATTTTCTGCAAACCAAATACGTAGGCCAAAAACGATTTTCTCTTGAAGGTGGCGAATCTTTGATACCGGCCTTAAGTAATGTGCTTTTTTACTCTGTAGAAAAATATGGTGTTAAAGAATGTGTTATAGGAATGGCGCATCGTGGTCGATTAAGCACGCTTGTAAACATTTTTAGAAAACCTTTAAAAGAACTCTTTAGTGAATTTGATGGTAAAGATTTTGAAGATGAATATATTGATGGTGATGTAAAATACCATTTAGGATTAACCCTTGATAAAACTTACCAAAACGGAAAGAATATCAAGATGAATTTAGTACCTAACCCTTCTCATCTTGAAACGGTAGCATCGGTTGCCGAAGGTATTACAAGGGCAAAAATAGACACCGATTATAACGGCGATAATTCTAAAATAATACCAATAGTAGTGCATGGTGATGCTGCCATTGCGGGCCAAGGCATTGTATACGAAGTCGCCCAAATGAGCCGACTAAAAGGTTACAAAACAGGGGGCACCATACATATAGTAGTAAACAATCAAATAGGTTTCACAACCAATTATTTAGACGCACGATCAAGTACTTATTGTACCGACATTGCAAAAGTCACCCTATCGCCCGTTCTACATGTTAATGCCGATGATGCCGAAGCCGTTGTACACGCCGTAGAAATGGCTTTAGAATACAGAATGCGCTATAAAAAAGATGTTTATATCGACTTATTAGGCTATAGAAAATACGGCCATAACGAAGGTGACGAACCAAGGTTTACGCAACCTCAACTCTATAAAAATATAGCAAAACACCCTAACCCGTTTAAAATTTACTCTGACAAACTTTTAGCAGAAAACACCATAGACAAAGCCTATTTAGATAAAATAGTAGCAGATTTTAGAGACACCTTAGAAAGTGAGTACGAAAAATCTAAACAAGAAGAGGCCTCTATAGTTAGACCCTTTATGCAAGAACGCTGGGCGGCGTTCCAACGCAAAGGATTAGAGGCTTTGCTTGAGCCAGAAGACACAAAATATCCTAAAGACCGCTTAGAGCACATCTCTAAAGTCGTATCTACTGTACCCAAAGGTGTTAAGTTTTTACGAAAAACCGAGCGTATTTTAGAAGGTCGGGCAAAAATGGTTTTTGAAACCGATAGACTCGATTGGGGTATGGCAGAGACTTTAGCTTATGGAAGTTTGTTAGAAGAAGGTTTTAATATTCGCATTTCTGGACAAGATGTAGAACGCGGTACGTTTAGTCATCGTCATGCTATTTTAAAAGACACCATTTCTGAAGAGCGCATTAATTTGCTAAACATAAACCCTAATAATAAAGGTAAAATGGATATTTACAATTCATTATTATCTGAATATGCGGTATTAGGTTTCGACTATGGTTATGCAATGGCAAACCCTAATACCTTAACCATTTGGGAAGCCCAGTTTGGCGATTTTAGCAACGGGGCACAAATTATTTTCGACCAATATTTATCGGCTGCTGAAGATAAATGGAAATCACAAAATGGTATCGTTGTATTATTACCTCATGGCTACGAAGGTCAGGGATCAGAGCATTCCTCGGCTAGAATAGAACGGTACTTACAACTGTGTGGCGACGATAATATGGTGGTTACAAACTGTACCACGCCGGCCAACTTTTTCCATCTGTTACGCCGACAAATGAAACGTGATTTTAGAAAACCACTTATCGTCTTTACTCCAAAAAGCTTGCTGCGTCACCCTAAAGCGGTTTCTTCATTAAAAGATCTAGAAACAGGGCAGTTTGAAGAAGTTATTGACGACACACTAAACCCTAAAAACATTAAAAAACTAGTATTCTGTTCTGGTAAATTTTACTATGATTTATTAGCCGAAAGAGAGAAGCTAGGAACCAAAGACATTGCATTGGTAAGAATAGAACAATTATTCCCACTGCATTTAGAAAAAATTGAGAACGTGATTAAGCGTTATCCAAACGTTGAAAATTACGTTTGGGCTCAAGAAGAACCTCAAAACATGGGAGCTTGGAGCTATATGATGCAACGCATGAATTTAGTAACATTAGAGGTTTGTTCTAGACCCTATAACTCTGTTCCTGCACCGGGCTCGAGTGCTCGAGATAAAAGGAGACAACAACGCGTTATTAATGCCGTGTTTAATATTGAAAATTGA
- a CDS encoding alpha-ketoglutarate decarboxylase: protein MTLSLNIRQIVKVLFFVFSVSLAVAQQKPQQTNDFWDHVRFGGGIGLSFGDAYFSGTVAPSAIYQFDSNFALGLGFNATFNKQKNAYKSTILGGSVLGLFNVINELQLSTEFENLHVNRRYDINLNLERDTYWVPALFFGAGYRSGNITFGVRYDVLYDKSKSIYADAWAPFFRVYF, encoded by the coding sequence ATGACTTTATCTCTAAATATAAGACAAATTGTTAAGGTTTTATTTTTTGTGTTCTCGGTTAGCCTCGCAGTCGCACAACAAAAACCACAACAGACAAACGATTTTTGGGATCATGTAAGGTTTGGTGGAGGTATTGGTTTAAGCTTTGGTGATGCTTATTTTAGTGGGACAGTAGCTCCTAGTGCCATTTATCAATTCGATTCAAATTTTGCCTTAGGCTTGGGGTTTAACGCCACATTTAACAAGCAAAAGAATGCGTATAAATCTACCATACTGGGCGGTAGTGTACTGGGCTTATTTAATGTGATAAATGAATTACAGCTCTCTACCGAATTTGAGAATCTTCACGTTAACAGGCGCTATGATATTAATTTAAATTTGGAGCGGGATACCTATTGGGTACCGGCTTTGTTTTTTGGAGCGGGATACAGAAGCGGCAACATCACTTTTGGTGTGCGATACGATGTGTTGTACGATAAGAGCAAGAGTATTTATGCCGATGCTTGGGCGCCTTTCTTTAGGGTGTATTTTTAA